From Paenibacillus sp. GP183, the proteins below share one genomic window:
- a CDS encoding DUF5348 domain-containing protein yields MRKLESIYYDIEQEKWCMRQGVRSYGLHCGECFDLYIGKTAYPCRLELDTDWYVILPETKFTLHLRTVYQVRM; encoded by the coding sequence GTGCGTAAGCTGGAGTCGATTTATTACGACATCGAGCAGGAGAAATGGTGCATGAGACAAGGAGTCCGTTCATACGGTCTTCACTGCGGGGAATGTTTTGATCTGTACATCGGCAAAACCGCGTATCCTTGCCGATTGGAACTCGACACCGATTGGTACGTGATCTTACCCGAGACGAAATTTACCCTTCATCTCCGCACCGTGTACCAGGTGAGGATGTAA
- a CDS encoding RNA-guided endonuclease TnpB family protein, which produces MLVAYKYRIYPTKEQKQKIQFTLERCRLLYNRLLEERILAYKQEGKTPNYYDQANTFNERKQHIPALKQVHSQVLQDVAKRLDKAYQAFFRRVKQAETPGFPRFKPQSRYDSFTYPQGGYTIHGNKIKLSKIGEVKIKLHRELQGKMKTCSIIIKNGKYYACFSCEVEAKPLPITNMKVGIDLGLKHLAIPSEGEPIESPKYLRLSEQRLKHLQRAVSKKKKGSKRRSKAVHQLAKLHEHVANQRKDHAHKVSRKLVNQYQLIAFEDLNVLGLVKNHHLAKSIVDAGWQQLVQFVMYKAESAGRQVVQVNPYNTSQQCSNCGEIVKKTLSERTHQCSCGYVADRDVNAAINILNLALKNVS; this is translated from the coding sequence TTGCTTGTTGCCTACAAATACCGAATATACCCAACAAAAGAGCAAAAACAGAAGATACAATTTACTCTTGAACGCTGCCGTTTGTTGTATAACCGGTTACTAGAGGAACGTATTCTTGCCTACAAACAAGAAGGGAAAACACCGAACTACTACGATCAAGCAAACACGTTCAACGAGCGTAAACAACACATTCCGGCATTAAAGCAAGTGCATTCGCAAGTGTTACAGGATGTTGCGAAACGATTGGATAAGGCGTATCAAGCATTTTTTAGACGAGTGAAGCAAGCCGAGACTCCAGGGTTCCCACGTTTCAAACCACAATCGAGGTACGATTCGTTTACCTATCCGCAAGGCGGGTACACAATCCATGGCAATAAAATAAAGCTATCCAAGATCGGTGAAGTGAAAATAAAACTACATCGAGAACTGCAAGGCAAGATGAAAACCTGTTCCATCATTATCAAAAACGGAAAATACTATGCTTGTTTTTCGTGTGAAGTTGAAGCCAAACCTTTGCCTATAACAAACATGAAGGTTGGTATAGACTTAGGACTCAAACACCTTGCAATACCATCTGAAGGAGAACCGATAGAATCACCCAAATATCTTCGTCTAAGTGAACAACGATTGAAACATCTACAACGTGCCGTATCCAAAAAGAAAAAAGGTTCGAAACGTAGAAGCAAAGCTGTACATCAATTGGCGAAATTGCATGAGCATGTAGCCAATCAGCGAAAAGATCATGCGCACAAAGTTTCTCGTAAACTCGTAAACCAGTACCAATTGATTGCTTTTGAAGATTTAAACGTATTAGGGTTGGTTAAGAACCATCATCTTGCAAAAAGCATTGTTGATGCAGGATGGCAGCAACTCGTACAATTCGTGATGTACAAGGCTGAAAGTGCCGGTCGTCAAGTGGTGCAAGTGAATCCATACAACACATCTCAACAATGCTCCAACTGTGGTGAAATCGTCAAAAAAACACTATCCGAACGAACGCATCAATGTTCTTGCGGATACGTTGCAGATCGGGACGTAAATGCGGCGATTAACATACTAAACCTAGCTTTGAAAAACGTATCGTAA
- a CDS encoding carbohydrate ABC transporter permease — translation MRVLKHKLSMGDYIFNSVNYLFMTLFTLSCVIPFYYLFINTISDNTLVTKGLITWLPKGIQFENYIQILKIDGLSNSVLVSVGRTVLGTVLTVIGTTFLGYAFSKSEFWKRKLWYRFVLITMYFNAGIIPWYINMKNLGLLNNFLAYIIPGIVAPFSLILFKTYVESIPASLEESADLDGAGYITKYVRLIMPLSKPIVATLAVFSAVGQWNSFTDTLFLMTDSKYFSLQYMLYQYLNESNALADSLRQAAANGSQVNLATVLTPTGVKMTISMVVVIPILCVYPFLQKYFVNGIMIGAVKG, via the coding sequence GTGAGAGTATTGAAACATAAATTATCAATGGGCGATTATATTTTTAATTCCGTAAATTACTTATTTATGACATTATTTACTCTTTCTTGTGTGATACCGTTTTATTATCTGTTTATCAATACGATAAGTGATAACACTTTAGTCACAAAAGGTCTTATCACTTGGCTTCCAAAAGGAATTCAGTTTGAGAACTATATTCAGATCCTCAAAATTGATGGATTGTCCAATTCGGTTCTGGTTTCAGTAGGAAGGACTGTTCTGGGAACAGTGCTGACTGTGATTGGCACAACGTTTTTAGGGTATGCCTTCAGTAAGTCTGAGTTCTGGAAACGAAAGTTATGGTACCGTTTCGTACTGATTACCATGTATTTTAATGCAGGAATCATACCTTGGTATATCAATATGAAAAACCTGGGTCTCTTAAATAATTTTTTAGCTTATATCATACCGGGAATTGTAGCGCCGTTTTCTCTAATTTTGTTTAAAACCTATGTTGAGAGCATACCTGCGTCTTTGGAAGAATCTGCGGACCTGGACGGAGCGGGATATATCACAAAATATGTACGCTTGATTATGCCGCTGTCCAAACCGATTGTTGCAACCCTGGCTGTGTTTTCCGCAGTAGGTCAGTGGAATTCATTTACCGATACTCTGTTTTTAATGACGGATTCAAAATATTTCTCCTTACAGTATATGCTGTACCAGTATTTAAACGAGTCCAATGCGTTGGCGGATTCGCTGAGACAAGCGGCGGCGAACGGTTCACAGGTAAATCTTGCGACGGTTTTAACGCCGACAGGCGTAAAAATGACGATATCGATGGTAGTTGTTATACCCATTTTATGTGTCTATCCATTTTTACAGAAGTACTTTGTAAACGGTATCATGATTGGAGCAGTCAAAGGATAA
- a CDS encoding ABC transporter permease subunit, protein MVGFKTLLNQQGFRLFLLVLPLLILVFVFSYMPLYGWIYSFYNYKPGRDLFSTDFVGFQNFKMMFTDHYSMTNIVRVMKNTLGMSFLGIVTSVFPLIFAILLSEIKIMRFRKTVQTLVTIPNFISWVLVYSIAYAMFSTSDGLVNRVLVNSGVLKEGINFLASSHHVWLSMLGYGIWKGLGWSAIIYIAALTSIDAEQYEAAKIDGAGRMQSIWHITVPGLLPTFFVLLLLSIGNLLNNGLEHYFVFQNAMNKDAIEVLDLYVYNQGMVGYHYSFATAVGMLKSVVSVLLLIFANFLSKISRGESII, encoded by the coding sequence ATGGTTGGTTTTAAAACGCTATTGAATCAACAGGGTTTTAGATTGTTTCTTTTGGTATTGCCGCTGCTGATATTGGTGTTTGTATTTTCTTACATGCCACTCTATGGATGGATCTATAGTTTTTATAATTACAAACCGGGAAGAGATTTGTTTTCCACTGATTTTGTCGGTTTTCAGAATTTTAAAATGATGTTTACCGATCATTACTCTATGACAAATATTGTACGCGTCATGAAAAACACGCTCGGAATGAGTTTCTTGGGAATTGTGACTTCCGTGTTTCCATTGATTTTTGCAATACTCCTCTCGGAAATAAAAATCATGCGATTCAGAAAAACAGTTCAGACTCTGGTAACGATCCCCAATTTTATTAGCTGGGTTTTGGTTTATTCCATTGCCTATGCGATGTTTTCTACAAGTGACGGCCTTGTAAACAGAGTATTGGTAAATTCAGGTGTTTTGAAGGAAGGCATTAATTTTCTGGCATCCAGCCATCATGTTTGGCTTTCCATGTTGGGCTACGGAATATGGAAAGGTCTGGGCTGGAGTGCAATTATATATATTGCCGCATTAACTAGTATCGATGCCGAGCAGTATGAAGCAGCCAAGATTGACGGAGCAGGCAGGATGCAATCGATTTGGCATATCACGGTTCCAGGCCTGCTACCAACATTTTTCGTTCTTTTATTGCTGTCAATCGGTAATTTGCTGAATAACGGGTTGGAACATTATTTTGTATTTCAGAATGCCATGAATAAAGATGCCATCGAAGTCTTGGACCTTTATGTATATAACCAAGGGATGGTGGGGTATCATTACTCTTTCGCTACTGCGGTGGGCATGCTGAAATCAGTAGTAAGCGTTTTACTGCTGATCTTTGCAAATTTCTTGTCAAAGATATCAAGAGGGGAATCAATCATTTAA
- a CDS encoding tyrosine-type recombinase/integrase, giving the protein MGLNVNDYDSKKNTIQVSRKGGNDDIIFISTRAAADLNEYLRIRKKRYRPERYENALFLPTPESSNFSAGRLKVRAVQALIEKYAMAFGRPYLTVHKLRHSFGSNHYDENKDIEALRKQLGHQDGKTTQIYSHVLSEVMQLAVERADS; this is encoded by the coding sequence GTGGGCCTTAATGTTAATGATTACGATTCGAAGAAAAATACTATTCAAGTATCCCGAAAAGGCGGTAACGATGATATTATTTTTATAAGTACCAGAGCTGCTGCTGACTTGAATGAATATTTAAGGATCCGGAAGAAGCGTTATCGGCCTGAAAGGTACGAGAATGCCCTCTTCCTTCCTACTCCAGAATCATCGAATTTCTCTGCCGGCAGACTCAAAGTACGAGCGGTTCAGGCGCTTATTGAAAAGTACGCTATGGCATTCGGACGTCCCTACTTAACTGTCCATAAACTGCGCCATAGCTTCGGAAGCAACCATTATGATGAAAACAAAGACATCGAGGCACTTCGGAAACAGCTTGGCCATCAAGATGGTAAGACGACGCAAATATATTCCCATGTTTTATCCGAAGTAATGCAACTTGCTGTTGAGCGAGCAGATTCCTAG